The following proteins are encoded in a genomic region of Channa argus isolate prfri chromosome 3, Channa argus male v1.0, whole genome shotgun sequence:
- the lcorl gene encoding ligand-dependent nuclear receptor corepressor-like protein isoform X2, with product MATVQCSKCTAERKGFRRELDSWRHKLIHCVGFESILEGIFGPMLLRDLNLFDDCEPEEIDDWFPEAGCTQCSFCNLPLDKLGDQVPVSMSTLSSPSDYSPCQISESSQSAHKFLQAVFHKKEVPLGCDSNIPLVAQELMKKMIHQFAMEYASKCLVHSSANGVMTKTSSPLSEGSDSPLDLTVSRTQEEKECQSEPDGVLDLSNKNSASSATSSSSNDKATGRQHRQKEYIERSWELSEGLLSKALKDVRSGRLQEQRAALLYGIPLHTLRLSLNGCTGESLGVQPHPKDRDFMEDMTSYNVMTSMLGGEARLVLQKVAAWAERAEIGGAPDDSGDFSFPSSSLTFYQPVVLEKHLQHSFSQLRDALQPPPSPTPSLETPTNLRIPQVRTISDPNRSAQGENFSIAENLHRCTSSTQGTASSAAVARPSSLFKLRPPFLVQASLGSANQSPHHLGPCRSSLDDSEEGANIRDKDKQPRKKRGRYRQYDHELMEEAITMVMGGQMSVSKAQGVYGVPHSTLEYKVKERTGTLKNPPKRKSTSSCSSNSSSSGLASMGSYSNSGTLASAAKRF from the exons GATTTGAAAGCATTTTGGAGGGTATCTTTGGCCCGATGCTGCTGAGAGACCTCAATTTATTTGATG ACTGTGAACCTGAAGAGATAGATGACTGGTTCCCTGAAGCGGGCTGCACACAGTGTTCATTCTGCAACCTTCCTCTGGACAAACTTGGT gATCAAGTACCTGTATCCATGTCAACTCTGTCCTCTCCCTCCGATTACTCCCCCTGTCAGATTTCAGAGAGCAGCCAATCAGCTCACAAGTTCCTTCAAGCCGTGTTTCACAAAAAAG aGGTGCCCCTGGGTTGTGATTCCAACATCCCTCTGGTTGCCCAGGAGCTCATGAAGAAGATGATACATCAGTTTGCCATGGAGTATGCATCAAAGTGTCTAGTCCACAGCAGTGCAAATGGTGTTATGACTAAGACCTCATCACCTTTGTCAGAAGGATCTGATTCCCCTCTGGACCTCACAGTGAGTCGAACCCAGGAGGAGAAAGAGTGTCAATCTGAACCAG ATGGTGTGCTCGACCTCTCCAACAAGAACTCTGCCAGCTCAGCAACCTCATCATCTTCTAATGACAAAGCCACAGG GAGACAGCACAGGCAGAAGGAGTATATTGAGAGGAGCTGGGAGCTGTCCGAGGGGTTGCTGTCTAAGGCCTTAAAGGATGTACGATCGGGAAGACTACAGGAGCAGCGGGCTGCATTGCTATATGGAATACCCCTTCACACCCTGAGGCTAAGCCTGAATGGTTGTACTGGGGAGAGTCTTGGGGTGCAGCCCCATCCAAAAGACAGAGATTTCATGGAGGACATGACATCATACAATGTGATGACATCAATGTTGGGCGGTGAAGCCCGTCTTGTTCTGCAGAAGGTGGCAGCGTGGGCAGAGCGCGCAGAAATAGGAGGAGCTCCAGACGATAGTGGAGATTTCAGTTTCCCATCGTCTTCTCTTACTTTTTATCAGCCAGTTGTTTTAGAGAAACACCTTCAACATTCATTTTCCCAGCTCAGGGATGCTCTTCAGCCCCCACCAAGCCCCACTCCCAGTTTGGAGACACCCACAAACCTGCGTATTCCTCAGGTCCGTACCATTTCTGATCCTAACAGATCAGCCCAAGGTGAGAACTTTAGCATAGCTGAAAACCTACATAGGTGTACCTCATCAACACAGGGTACTGCCAGTTCAGCAGCTGTTGCAAGACCTTCATCTCTCTTCAAACTCAGACCTCCTTTCTTGGTTCAGGCTAGTCTGGGCAGTGCCAACCAATCACCTCATCACCTAGGACCATGCAGGTCCTCTCTGGATGATTCAGAAGAGGGAGCAAATATCCGGGATAAAGACAAACAACCAAGAAAGAAACGTGGGAGATACCGCCAGTATGATCACGAGCTGATGGAAGAGGCCATTACTATGGTAATGGGAGGTCAAATGAGCGTGTCCAAGGCCCAGGGGGTTTATGGGGTGCCTCATAGCACACTGGAATACAAAGTCAAGGAGCGTACTGGTACACTAAAGAACCCACCTAAGAGAAAATCTACCAGCTCTTGCTCATCCAATTCCAGCTCATCTGGTCTTGCCTCCATGGGTAGTTACAGTAACTCAGGGACTCTTGCCTCAGCTGCAAAGAGGTTCTAG